The Longimicrobium sp. genome contains a region encoding:
- a CDS encoding L,D-transpeptidase: MKPGTLAAVLALLLAAVHPAAAQLRIDINIPENRLRVVEGDSVLRTYRVSVGLPGHDTPDGEFTIGRAEWNPSWRPPDREWARDDRFTPPGPNNPMGRVKLFFAPYYYIHGTPDTANIGQAASHGCVRMRNRDVIELARFLHTRAQPTVAPAEIDGILRRSGTTRWSTFRAPVPLTIRYEPIVVQGGELRVFPDVYDRSRIHTEAVIQALLAAGYDGASIDRGQIRAVLQRARAAESTYTIQLAEAFSGLRRREDAARE; the protein is encoded by the coding sequence GTGAAACCTGGAACCCTGGCTGCGGTGCTGGCCCTGCTGCTCGCGGCCGTGCACCCGGCGGCGGCGCAGCTGCGCATCGACATCAACATTCCCGAGAACCGCCTGCGAGTGGTGGAGGGCGACAGCGTGCTGCGCACCTACCGCGTGTCGGTGGGGCTGCCCGGCCACGACACGCCCGATGGCGAGTTCACCATCGGACGGGCGGAATGGAACCCTTCGTGGCGCCCGCCGGACCGCGAGTGGGCGCGCGACGACCGGTTCACGCCGCCGGGGCCCAACAACCCCATGGGCCGCGTGAAGCTGTTCTTTGCGCCGTACTACTACATCCACGGCACTCCCGACACCGCCAACATCGGCCAGGCGGCCTCGCACGGGTGCGTGCGGATGCGCAACCGCGACGTGATCGAGCTCGCGCGGTTCCTTCACACCCGCGCGCAACCCACGGTGGCGCCGGCGGAGATCGACGGGATCTTGCGCCGCTCCGGCACCACGCGCTGGTCCACCTTCCGCGCGCCGGTGCCGCTGACGATACGCTACGAGCCCATCGTGGTGCAGGGCGGGGAACTACGCGTGTTCCCGGACGTGTACGACCGCAGCCGCATCCACACCGAAGCCGTCATCCAGGCGCTGCTCGCGGCGGGGTACGACGGCGCGTCCATCGATCGGGGGCAGATCCGCGCCGTGCTGCAACGGGCCCGCGCCGCCGAGAGCACCTATACCATCCAACTGGCCGAAGCCTTTTCCGGACTCCGCCGGCGCGAAGACGCCGCGCGGGAGTAG